From the Buchnera aphidicola (Ceratovacuna japonica) genome, one window contains:
- the rluC gene encoding 23S rRNA pseudouridine(955/2504/2580) synthase RluC yields the protein MKNKYTNVKKILVEEDSEGQRIDNFFKKKFKNISKNAIYTMIRKGRIRINKKRIKAKRKLKINDIIRIPPIYKINKDIKKKICINSYKNIIKKRILYEDKYLIIINKPKKIAVHGGSGINFGIIEIIRFMYPIEKNLELVHRLDKETSGILLISKKRFVLRDLHKQIKNRTTKKIYTAVIHGCWPKKRKKVKLPLLKTKNIYGKRLVIVKKNGKISETWFKIKKKYKKITIMQIRPITGRTHQIRVHTSKIGHPIVNDNRYGDRNLDKKININNKNLCLHACEFSFIHPKTKKEINIISNEKITFKNINI from the coding sequence ATGAAAAATAAATATACTAATGTAAAAAAAATATTAGTAGAAGAAGATTCTGAAGGGCAAAGAATAGATAATTTTTTTAAAAAAAAATTTAAAAATATTTCCAAAAATGCAATATATACAATGATAAGAAAAGGAAGAATAAGAATAAATAAAAAAAGAATAAAAGCAAAAAGAAAACTAAAAATAAACGATATAATTAGAATTCCTCCAATATATAAAATAAATAAAGACATAAAAAAAAAAATATGTATAAATAGTTATAAAAATATTATAAAAAAAAGAATTTTATATGAAGATAAATACTTAATAATAATAAATAAACCAAAAAAAATTGCTGTACATGGAGGAAGTGGAATAAATTTTGGTATAATAGAAATAATAAGATTTATGTATCCTATAGAAAAAAACTTAGAGTTAGTTCATAGATTAGACAAAGAAACTTCAGGAATACTGTTAATATCTAAAAAAAGATTTGTATTAAGAGATTTACATAAACAAATAAAAAATAGAACTACAAAAAAGATATATACTGCAGTAATACATGGATGTTGGCCTAAAAAAAGAAAAAAAGTAAAACTTCCATTATTAAAAACCAAAAATATATATGGAAAAAGATTAGTAATAGTAAAAAAAAATGGTAAAATTTCAGAAACATGGTTTAAAATAAAAAAAAAATATAAAAAAATTACAATAATGCAAATAAGACCAATAACAGGAAGAACTCATCAAATAAGAGTTCATACATCAAAAATTGGGCATCCTATAGTAAATGATAATAGATATGGAGATAGAAATTTAGATAAAAAAATTAATATAAATAATAAAAATTTATGCTTACATGCATGCGAATTTTCTTTTATACATCCTAAAACAAAAAAAGAAATTAATATAATATCTAATGAAAAAATAACTTTTAAAAACATTAATATATAA
- the rpmF gene encoding 50S ribosomal protein L32, whose product MAVQKSKHSRSKRDMRRSQDKCKIFQISIDKLSKEKHIRHHITKKKFYKGKKKF is encoded by the coding sequence ATGGCTGTACAAAAAAGCAAGCATTCAAGATCTAAAAGAGATATGAGGAGATCTCAAGATAAATGCAAAATTTTTCAAATATCTATAGACAAACTATCTAAAGAAAAACATATAAGACATCATATAACAAAAAAAAAATTTTATAAAGGTAAAAAAAAATTTTAA
- the fabD gene encoding ACP S-malonyltransferase: MKFSIIFPGQGKYNTQKLIKLYKYDNSIKNIFEEASDIIKYNIWKNIYNTSIKKIKNRYFQPIVVTISIAIYKLYIKHIKLKPKIIAGYSLGEYSSLICSKSISLKDCLSLIKSRGKLMEEISKKDKFSTNIIFGLSEKKVFKICKKCSNNNIVVEISSVNANNIITISGNRTAVNLASKLCKKYIYTKILSIPLSTPVHCNVLKSIKNRYLKILKKTKFKNPIYKIVNNVDANNIYNKKNIKKYLCKQLYKKVKWKECIDYIIKKNVKLFLEMSTNKIFIKKNNNIIKTITMNSKKNILYAKKIIKNKKKKLL, translated from the coding sequence ATGAAATTTTCTATAATTTTCCCTGGGCAAGGTAAATACAATACACAAAAATTAATAAAATTATATAAATATGACAATTCAATAAAAAACATATTTGAAGAAGCTTCTGATATTATAAAATATAATATTTGGAAAAATATTTATAATACTTCTATAAAAAAAATAAAAAATAGATATTTTCAACCAATAGTAGTAACTATATCAATAGCAATATATAAATTATATATAAAACATATAAAATTAAAACCAAAAATAATTGCTGGTTATAGTTTAGGAGAATATTCATCATTAATATGTTCAAAATCTATAAGTCTTAAAGATTGTCTTTCATTAATAAAATCAAGAGGGAAACTTATGGAAGAAATATCTAAAAAAGACAAATTTTCTACAAATATAATATTTGGTTTGTCAGAAAAAAAAGTATTTAAAATTTGTAAGAAATGCTCTAACAATAATATTGTTGTAGAAATATCTAGTGTAAATGCAAATAATATAATTACAATTTCAGGAAATAGAACAGCAGTAAACCTAGCTTCGAAATTATGCAAAAAATATATATATACAAAAATTTTATCTATACCATTATCCACTCCTGTACATTGTAATGTATTAAAATCTATAAAAAATAGATATTTAAAAATTTTAAAAAAAACTAAATTTAAAAATCCAATATATAAAATAGTTAATAATGTAGATGCAAATAATATTTATAACAAAAAAAATATAAAAAAATATTTATGTAAGCAACTATATAAAAAAGTAAAATGGAAAGAATGTATTGACTATATTATTAAAAAAAATGTAAAATTATTTTTAGAAATGAGTACTAATAAAATTTTTATTAAAAAAAATAATAATATTATAAAAACAATAACTATGAACAGTAAAAAAAATATTTTATATGCAAAAAAAATTATAAAAAATAAAAAAAAAAAGTTGCTATAG
- the tmk gene encoding dTMP kinase gives MKIKKNNKKYNNKFIVLEGIEGSGKTEMLKYLKKILKKKNIKKIICVRQPGGTIISERIRSIIKEEVQGEKIDSKTEILLFYASRIQLLKNKILPYLKRGYYVISDRHNLSTIAYQTVYKKNNKKIIYNLSKTLIKRNEPDLTIYFDTLPVIGLNRISVRKKIDRIEKKGIEFFSKVRKNYLKEIKKISNKIVINSSLEKKYVKKNLKKKIINWLEKNEK, from the coding sequence ATGAAAATAAAAAAAAATAACAAAAAGTATAATAATAAATTTATAGTACTTGAAGGAATAGAAGGATCTGGAAAAACCGAAATGCTAAAATATTTAAAAAAAATATTAAAAAAAAAAAATATAAAAAAAATAATATGTGTTAGACAACCAGGAGGAACAATTATATCTGAAAGAATAAGATCAATAATAAAAGAAGAAGTACAAGGTGAAAAAATTGATAGTAAAACAGAAATACTGTTATTTTATGCATCTAGAATACAATTATTAAAAAATAAAATATTACCATATTTAAAAAGAGGATATTATGTTATTTCTGACAGACATAATTTATCTACAATAGCTTACCAAACAGTATATAAAAAAAATAATAAAAAAATAATATATAACTTGTCTAAAACTTTAATAAAAAGAAATGAGCCGGACTTAACTATATATTTTGATACTTTACCTGTAATAGGGTTAAATAGAATAAGTGTAAGAAAAAAAATAGATAGAATAGAGAAAAAAGGAATAGAATTCTTTTCAAAAGTTAGAAAAAATTACTTAAAAGAAATAAAAAAAATATCTAATAAAATAGTTATAAATTCTTCATTGGAAAAAAAATATGTAAAAAAAAACTTAAAAAAAAAAATTATTAATTGGTTAGAAAAAAATGAAAAATAA
- a CDS encoding DNA polymerase III subunit delta' C-terminal domain-containing protein, producing MKNKLYPWLLNYYKKITKMLKIRQHSSILINSNKNSGTEKLICYVKKWIFCENVKKEYFCNKCIKCKLIEQNNFSDIYNLTLFKKIKINNLRQITKKILLTPQHSKKKVVYIKNSELLTELESNTLLKIIEEPPKNTIFFLQTNKIKNIISTLKSRLYIINIFNLKKEKNIKWLLTNTNFDYKICKQAIEISNNSPIFAKKILTENFLETRKYFYKCLLKKIKKKKIIDLFNIIKKKCIIFFLNLIYTIFLDSIKYKKKMFNHIINTDQKKLIVIISKKFNKNIIYKSISSWMQFEKNITSINRINYELVLLEQIFKWEKILTKKTNNLLLPEV from the coding sequence ATGAAAAATAAATTATATCCATGGTTATTAAATTATTATAAAAAAATAACTAAAATGTTAAAAATAAGACAACACAGTTCTATTTTAATAAATTCTAATAAAAATTCAGGAACTGAAAAACTTATATGCTACGTAAAAAAATGGATATTTTGTGAAAATGTAAAAAAAGAATACTTCTGTAATAAATGCATAAAATGTAAACTAATAGAACAAAATAACTTTTCTGATATATATAATTTAACACTTTTTAAAAAAATAAAAATAAATAATCTAAGACAAATAACAAAAAAAATACTACTAACTCCACAACATAGTAAAAAAAAAGTGGTATATATAAAAAATTCTGAATTACTAACAGAACTAGAAAGTAATACATTACTTAAAATTATTGAAGAACCTCCAAAAAATACAATATTTTTTTTACAAACAAATAAAATAAAAAATATAATATCTACTCTAAAAAGTAGATTGTATATAATAAATATATTTAATTTAAAAAAAGAAAAAAATATAAAATGGTTATTAACCAATACAAATTTTGATTATAAAATATGTAAGCAAGCAATAGAAATTAGCAACAACTCTCCTATATTTGCAAAAAAAATATTAACAGAAAATTTTTTGGAAACTAGAAAATATTTTTATAAATGTTTATTAAAAAAAATAAAAAAAAAAAAAATTATAGATCTTTTTAATATAATAAAAAAAAAATGTATAATTTTTTTTTTAAACTTAATATATACTATATTTTTAGACTCAATAAAATATAAAAAAAAAATGTTTAATCATATAATAAATACAGATCAAAAAAAATTAATAGTTATAATATCAAAAAAATTTAATAAAAATATTATATATAAAAGTATATCTTCATGGATGCAGTTTGAAAAAAATATTACTAGTATAAATAGAATAAATTATGAACTAGTTTTATTAGAACAAATTTTTAAATGGGAAAAAATATTAACTAAAAAAACTAATAATTTACTTTTACCAGAAGTATAA